A genomic segment from Salvia splendens isolate huo1 chromosome 13, SspV2, whole genome shotgun sequence encodes:
- the LOC121762523 gene encoding squalene monooxygenase SE1-like yields the protein MVDLTLLGSLLLAILGVFLFFRNGFLKKIEESDGDTAAATVVDQRECRSREGGDDIIIVGAGVAGAALAYTLGKDGRRVRVIERDLTEPDRIVGELLQPGGYLKLIELELQDCVDEIDAQRVFGYALFKDGKATWLSYPLEKFHSDVSGRSFHNGRFIQRMREKAASLPNVTLEQGTVTSLLEEKGAITGVQYRTKSGEEMKAYAPLTVVCDGCFSNLRRSLCTPKVDVPSCFVGLVLEKCDLPFANHGHVILADPSPILFYPISSTEIRCLVDVPGEKVPSISNGDLAKYLKTVIAPQVPPELHGAFLSAIVRGNMRTMPNRSMPAAPHPTPGALLMGDAFNMRHPLTGGGMTVALSDIVVLRNLLRPLRDLNDAPTLCKYLESFYTLRKPVASTINTLAGALYKVFSASPDQARNEMRQACFDYLSLGGVFSSGPVSLLSGLNPRPLSLVCHFFAVAIYGVGRLLLPFPSPKQMWIGARLISSASAIIFPIIKAEGVRQMFFPATVPAYYRAPPAK from the exons ATGGTCGATCTCACCCTTCTGGGCTCCCTTCTGCTTGCCATTTTGGGGGTTTTCCTCTTTTTCCGTAATGGGTTCTTGAAAAAGATTGAGGAGAGTGATGGAgacaccgccgccgccaccgtcgTCGACCAGAGGGAATGCAGATCGAGGGAAGGCGGCGATGACATCATCATTGTGGGTGCCGGAGTTGCCGGCGCCGCCCTTGCTTATACCCTCGGAAAG gatggtAGAAGGGTTAGGGTGATTGAGAGAGACTTGACTGAGCCTGACAGGATTGTGGGAGAACTCTTGCAACCAGGTGGATATCTCAAGCTCATTGAGTTAGAACTCCAAG ATTGCGTGGATGAAATCGATGCTCAAAGGGTATTCGGGTATGCTCTGTTCAAGGATGGGAAAGCCACTTGGCTGTCCTACCCTCTGGAGAAGTTTCACTCTGATGTATCTGGACGGAGCTTCCATAACGGACGCTTCATACAGAGGATGCGCGAGAAAGCTGCTTCGCTTCCCAA TGTTACACTAGAGCAAGGAACTGTGACATCTCTCCTCGAAGAGAAGGGGGCTATAACGGGGGTACAGTACAGAACAAAATCAGGCGAGGAGATGAAAGCTTACGCACCTCTGACAGTTGTCTGCGATGGATGCTTTTCCAACTTGCGACGCTCTCTTTGCACTCCTAAA GTGGACGTCCCCTCCTGTTTCGTGGGATTGGTCCTCGAGAAGTGCGACCTCCCCTTTGCGAACCATGGGCATGTCATCTTGGCAGACCCTTCACCCATCTTGTTTTACCCCATCAGTAGCACTGAAATCCGATGCCTGGTCGACGTTCCCGGTGAGAAGGTGCCGTCCATATCGAATGGTGATCTGGCCAAGTATTTGAAGACTGTCATTGCTCCCCAA GTCCCGCCCGAGCTGCACGGTGCGTTCCTCTCCGCTATCGTGAGAGGGAACATGAGGACAATGCCGAACAGAAGCATGCCTGCCGCTCCTCATCCGACCCCGGGAGCTCTGCTCATGGGGGACGCCTTCAACATGCGCCACCCCTTGACCGGAGGAGGGATGACCGTTGCATTATCTGATATAGTCGTCTTGCGCAACCTCCTTAGGCCGTTGAGAGACCTAAACGACGCGCCCACTCTCTGCAAGTACCTCGAATCTTTCTACACCTTGCGCAAG CCTGTGGCATCGACAATCAACACGTTGGCAGGCGCCCTATACAAGGTCTTTAGTGCCTCGCCCGATCAAGCAAGGAACGAGATGCGCCAGGCGTGCTTCGACTATCTGAGCCTCGGAGGGGTGTTCTCAAGCGGGCCAGTGTCTCTCCTCTCTGGCCTGAACCCACGGCCGCTCAGCCTCGTCTGCCATTTCTTCGCGGTGGCGATATATGGCGTTGGCCGGTTGCTGCTGCCGTTCCCCTCCCCAAAACAGATGTGGATCGGGGCCAGATTGATATCA AGTGCGTCGGCGATAATCTTTCCGATCATCAAGGCAGAGGGCGTCCGGCAGATGTTCTTCCCGGCCACCGTTCCGGCCTACTACAGAGCTCCTCCTGCTAAGTAA